DNA sequence from the Coffea eugenioides isolate CCC68of chromosome 9, Ceug_1.0, whole genome shotgun sequence genome:
TAGTTAGAATAAATCTTcatatattttgtttttgtttttcatttgataTTAATATAAATCttcatatcttttttttttgcttttcattTGTGGTAATAAAAAGCAAGACAACAAAATGAGAATATATTTACTCtcccaaaattaattttttaatattctaTTTTAAAATGGGttgtaaatgatacaaaaaATCTAAAGCAAGGGAGGcaagtaaaattttttaaactttgaaAGTGCCAAGTGAAACTGTCAAAAAtaggtttctgaaattttccCATTAAAGAATATATATTCCATTATTAGGAAGGTgtatgatatatgtgaaattcTCAAATTAGACAAGACAAATTTTATTGGTCATCTGATGGGACAAATTCTTTTAGTCACAAAAGTATGCCAATGCATGATTGTTGTCCCGGCCCCTTCCATTATTATACTTCCAATAATGTATAGAGAAAAATGTagttttggtacctaaactttgatgcacgagcggttttagtccccaaaatttggacgaaaacaaatttggtacccgaactttcaaattttgaacacattaagtacccttgaagattttttcccaaattgttaCCGGAAACAGCCATGTGACTGTCGCGTGTCTGCCAAAATGGAATAAAAAAAGGtcaaaatgcagttttggtacctaaactttgacgcacAAGTGGTTTTAGTCtccaaattttggacaaaaataaatttggtacccgaactttcaaattttgagcacattaagtacccttgacgatttttttccaaattgttACCGAAAAAAGCCATATGACAGTCACGTGTCAAGCCATaattgtatataaaaaaaaggccaaaaaatgtcaaatgccATTATAAtactaagtattaaatttaaggactaatagcgtaataaagaaaaaatccaaggactaaataacatcacatgagtCAACAAAACCCAAGAACCGATACAAATGAGCTCCAATTCCAGTACATTAATCTAAGAATTAAGTCACAAAATTTGTCTGGAATTGGAGCTTATTTGTATCAGTTCTTCGATTTTGTTGactcatgtgatgttatttagtccttgaattttttctttattacgctattagtccttaaatttaatacttagtaTTAGAATGGCATTTGACATTTTTGGAGCctttttttatacaattgtgGCCAGACACGTGACTGTCATATAGCTTTTTTCGATaataatttgagaaaaaatcgtcaagggtacttaatgtgttcaaaatttgaaagttcgggTACCAAATTTATTTTCGTCaaaaatttggggattaaaaccGCTCGTACGTCAAAAtttaggtaccaaaactgcattttggCCTTTTTTAATTCCATTTCGGCCGGACACGTGACTATCACATGGCTTTTTCCGGTACCAATTTGGAAAAAATTgtcaagggtacttaatgtgctcaaaatttgaaagttcgggtaccaaatttgttttcgtccaaaatttggggactaaaaccgctcgtccgtcaaagtttaggtaccaaaattgcatttttctcgTAATGTATAAGATGTAAGTATTATGTCATTTCAAGCGGACAGGACAAAGACGGCCAATTGCAGAAaactcccctgaggttttttgacacttgcactgacctcccctgtgatttgaaaaattgcacTGACTCCCCTGAACTTattaatcctttgcaaattcagtccaaacaattaaaatattatttttggaaggaaaattagaaatttgtaccagatttgccctttgtgctaTATGTCCAATGAATGATAAAATGAGCGCTTACCTAATCCATTGAATATTCACACCTATATATGTCATGCTATCATACAAATTTTCAATCACGTGAAagaattttattttacatataccgtattttcttctaaaaatgAAACGGGTTCTTAGTTTTTAGGTTACTTggattttaatttaaaaatgtggaagaaaatttttctttttcgtaAAGAATTGAGCCTTTAAACCAACTAATCAAtattgagaggaaaaaaaaaattcaaacatctTTGACTGTGTGTGTAACTGTTACCACAAaactaatacaaaaaaataaattggtGCACTAGCTTTATTCTATTCATCGGTCAAAGGTCTAAAAATTAATTTGAGGTTCCCTCCCTaatgaaaagaagaaagggaaattGCTACTGAGGAAATCGAAGCCTCACTGCCAGTCATTGTTTTATTTTACCAAAGCAGGAACTATAGTCATCCTATGGCATGAACTATTTCTCGCTAATTGTAGTGGGCTTCTGAAATTGGGCGACAAGTTTGAAAGTCCTTTGCTAGATTATACACTACCAATAAATTTTGTAGTCCTCGCCGAAAGTTTCGTAGCTATTGCTCAAATTTTGTTGCAGTGCATAATATGAAAAGTAAACATTATGTCAAGGGTGCTTCTATGGTCTTAATAAGGTATGGTAATGCTAATTTATTACTTCCTTCATCTCATTAAAAGTGTCATATTTTCGATTTTGGGATGTCTCAAAAGATTTGTCTCAAATCTTtgtactctcaaatatttaatttttgttaaatataaaacctaccagtttcccttccgtaaaaatattaatagaacactttttcaattttagtttcaAACATTTACGTATTtgacataaattaaatgattcagaataaaatgctcataaagagccaatactttactcatcTAATGGataaaagccataaagaattaatactttaggggcaatatcttttttttaatatttaatttatattaaatagataacctaccgatttcttttttccaaaaatattactgtaacactttttaaattttacttacaaatataGATAtgtttatcataaattaaatgtttgaaagtaaaacaCCCATAAAGAgtcggtactttaaataggtaatacgtatttgcccataaactacaccacttaaagtttattaattgttaattgatttgtaatactttgtaattcattggacatgtagcacaaaggacaaatctggtacaaaattctaatttccctccctaaaataatatttaaatcgtttggactgaatttgcaaaggattagtaagttcaagggaggtcagtgcaatttttcaaaccacaggggaggtcagtacaagtgtcagaaacctcaggggaggtttctgcaattatcccttgaATTAAAGCCAGCATCCAAATTCCACACAGGGCCTGCAATGCTACATAACTACGTTGACAAAAATAAGGTGAACCACCATAAGCAAACAAAAGAGAAGACGATTAAAACAGGTCTGCTCAGAACCGATTGAGCTGAAGAAACCTTTTTTCTACATAACATAGCCATTCCAGGTTGCTTGCCAAGGCACTATGGCAGAAGAAGTGAAGCTTTTCAGGACATGGTCCAGCGGATATGCTTTGAGGATTGTCTGGGCACTGAAGCTTAAGGGGATAGAGTATGAGACCATCTTTGAGGATCTTACCAACAAGAGCCCTTCACTTCTCCAGTATAATCCTATTCATGGAAAGGTGCCCGTGCTCGTGCATGATGGTAAACCAGTCTGTGAATCTCTTGTGATTCTCGAGTACGTTGACGAGACATGGAAGCATAATCCTCTCCTACCTCAAGATCCTTGTGAGAAATCCATGGCACGATTCTGGGCGAATTTTGGAGATGATAAGGTATGAAAACGTTTGCTAGCTCAAATAGTTTAAATCATTTGCCCTGCAATACAAAATAACACTAAGCATATCAGCATGTTTGTTCCAGCTTTTGGTCAATTGAAAATATTATGTGATGCTTAACCTTAATTTCCAAGTGTAGCTCATGAAATCAATATCGCAACTTTTCATTGCACGTGAGAAAGATCAAGATGTAGCAGCAGTAGAAGCACTGGAGAATCTAAAACTTGTTGAAGAGcaactaaaaggaaagaaattcttTCACGGGGAGACTATTGGATACCTTGATCTCGCATTTGGTTGGTTCGCTGACTTCGTTAGCATTCTAGAAGAAATAATGAGTCTAAAGTTGGTAGATGGAGAGAGATTCCCTCACTTGTCATCCTGGATCCAACATTTCATAGATGCTCCTGTAATTAGAGACTGCTGGCCACCTCGAGACAAAATGATCATCAAGTTCCAAGTTATGCGCGAGAAGTATCTTGCAGCAGCAACACCCAAGTGAAGCCGAATCTAGCAAGACTTCCCATAATAAACAGCATCCAGCATGGTGCCTTCAATCTTGTCAAACAAAAAGGATGTTACATGACATTAGAAGTGCAACTTAATTGCTGAAGCAGCACACTTTCTTGCATTGTAAGATATTTATAGTCACTGGCTACCTTAAGAACAAGGAATCCACAACACAATTAGTACATCTATTTCAAGCATATGCAGTTTGTAACTTCTCCTTGGAACGTTTTATCGCATAAAAAATGTTTCTGCAATGTCACACAAGTGAAAGAAGAAAAGTTATTTGAACAAGATTGCCCccaaaattataaattttagaaagttttttttttataagtagCAGGAGGTTAAAACTCATCAACACCATAATAATGCATTATAAGCTTTAAGCAAAACAAATTTGACACATCTTGTGATAATCAAAGGACATGAATAAACGCATCttacttctttctttttttttaaattttcgcaacttcttttaaaattatacaTCATCTTACATGTTCTGAATCGCGTATTAAAAGTTGTTATTTCTGGAATTGGTTAAGAGAAATCCCAGCTAACCACTTTGTCAGTCACTTTAATAAAGCAGGGGATTTAATTGAACataaggaaagaagaaaagtgCGGTAACACTTCCAATAAGGACAACATATCAATTTCCAAAAGACAAAAGTAAAAAGACTATAATTCAGAGTACAGAATAATTGCATTGGAACGCCCTCAGTTAACCTTTTCTGAAATGGCATTAACCAAACATGCATCAAGATAGTATGAACTTAAGACAAAAGCAAATAATCATCTGCAACAGCAAAACAATGCATCTGAGCTTCTTCATTTTCCCTTCATACAAATTAGAAAACAAAAGCCTAGTGCTTATCTTGTTTGTACGCAGCATTTGAATTGCAAAAAATACTACTGTCCATTCTACATTTGCCTGCCCCTAGTATTATGCCAGGCTGCAATCATGTTGTGGATTATTCAATTTTAGCCagagaaaaaacaaacaaaatacaTGTCCTTTTGTCATACTAGTTGTGGGATATTATGCCAGTTATTTCTACTACTCTGACAGGCACTGCAATGGGTGCATTGGATTCTTCCACCTATAATAAGAAGCTCTAAAAAGTAGACAGTAAGGGCTTTTGTCAGGATCTTTTCTTTAGCTATGGAGTACCATTATTTTGTAGTCTTTCTTCGTGGAGAAGTCAAGAATTGAACTCATGATCTCCAGAACATGGAGCATGCATTGATTCCTTGGGCTATCAACCTCTTTTCCACGAGGACAGACTTTGCCGCCACTAATAACAGCAACAGGGGCTAAAATTAGTCGTTGGCACTTTCTGAGAAGGGGCACAAAAGTTATCCACCACCATGTTTTAGTACCTACAGTTTCAAGTAAAGAAATAATTAATTACTTAATAAAATGCATATTCAAACTGGATGTGACATGTTACAAAAACCAAATTATGCGGCTGTAAGGTAAGAAATATACAGAGAAGATTAGACTGTAACTTCTCTTGGCCCTATTGCTGATTAAAAGTTACTTTAAAACTCATACTCTGTCACAAAGTAGCTCAATTTCCTCCACTCCTATAACCATGGGTGCATAAACCAAAACCTCTCTCAGCTAACAAACAGAAATGAATATCGCAATCTCTTTCaaccaagagattaggaccaTCAAACTTGAAAACCATACGAGGGAGACTGACTAAAGATGCTAAGCTACCAGgctgaaataaaaaatatgggAACACGGACTTATAGACTCTGTGACAGTTTAGCCATCAATACATTCCATTAAAAAGATAAAACTATTATTTAACTTCAAAACTCTCTCAAAATAGGTAGACTTTCGGGTGCCAAGCTCCAATGCTGTAACACCACTTCCAAGGTAAGTGCCATTTTGACAGAAAAACACCTACCTGCTATCATAAGCATCACTAATAGTGCACTAGTTCAATCTACCGGTCATAGAAACATGAAAAATGTAAATTTCTTTGGGCAAGGACCTTGTCCATTACTAGTAGCACCTCCAATTCTTAACATACTGTGCAGTAAATTCTAACCTTACAGATTTGGAAGATTGCAGGCTCTTTTCTCTGGTTCCAACTTCCTTGGTGCCACTGGGCACACACATGCTCCAACATCAATCAAGTATAGAACCCAGTTCATTGAATGTTAAGTCCTGGAAATTTTGCAGTTTCTCATATGCGAACGCTGAGGATTTACTGCAATTATAATGTACAACAAATGTGCTGTGAATAAAAATAGGAAAAGGAATAAGCTTTCTTCACAGAGAGCTGTAGCAAACAGACGTAATTCTAATATTGCCCTTCATCAGAATTTAAGAATAACAAGACTATCACCAATGATCTCCACAGCTACAAGTTCCATCCTTGAATAAATGAAACCTATTTGCATCTCTGACTAAAATTACTCGTTGCAAGATCTTCGATATATATTTGGTTGCAGTATGGCAATCTCCACAAACACGTAGGTTCTTCATTATTTGCAAAGGGGAACCTGGTTCTGTATTCAACACACCAAATGCAATGGCAAGCCTTTCACTATGCCCACAAAGCATTTCAACCTTTTCATCATCTTCAACATCATGCAAGGCAAATCTTAGATCAGCCACATAACCTTCCTTGGCCATTAGATCTGAAAGGACAAAAAGGAAATCATGCACCTCTTTGCACTGTTCAAAGAACCGGTGTCCGGTGCCAAAAATATAAACCCTATTTTGAATCTCCAACCAACTAAATCCAGGTTGCTTTTTCAGACCTCTTGCTCTCAAGGATTTTCTTATCATTTTCACTTTATCCCACTTCCCTAAGGCAGCATAAACATTTGATGCTAAAACATGATATCCTGGATCATCTGAATTTAATTCAAGTAGACGTTTTGACACACGTTCAGCAATCTTAATATCTCCACTGGATCGGCAAGCACTAAGCAGAGCTCCCCATATACTTGCATCTGGTTTTTGTGGCATCGAAAGGATGAAATCCTCTGCTTCAGCTAACAGGCCAGATCGAGATAGAAGATCAACCATGCATGCATAATGTTCTTTCCTTGGCTCAATACTATAGTCATTCTTCATTTGGTAAAAGCAATCCCATCCTTCTTGCACCAAACCAGAATGGCTACATGCAAACAATATGGCAACAAACACAACATGATCAGGAACAATACCAACTTTCTTCAtcttctgaaaaacttttagAGCTTTCATTCCTTCACCGTACATTCCATATGCAGAGATCAGTGCAGTCCACGATATGACATCCTTTGTTTTCATGAGCTTAAAAACTCTCATGGAGTACCACAAAATTCCACTTTTGGAGTACATTTCAATCACTGCATTCCCAATTGAAACATCTGACTCAAAACCTAGCCTGA
Encoded proteins:
- the LOC113781939 gene encoding glutathione transferase GST 23-like codes for the protein MAEEVKLFRTWSSGYALRIVWALKLKGIEYETIFEDLTNKSPSLLQYNPIHGKVPVLVHDGKPVCESLVILEYVDETWKHNPLLPQDPCEKSMARFWANFGDDKLMKSISQLFIAREKDQDVAAVEALENLKLVEEQLKGKKFFHGETIGYLDLAFGWFADFVSILEEIMSLKLVDGERFPHLSSWIQHFIDAPVIRDCWPPRDKMIIKFQVMREKYLAAATPK